One window from the genome of Maridesulfovibrio ferrireducens encodes:
- a CDS encoding polyprenyl synthetase family protein translates to MTELLAYFEQELPKINGFLDEETDKLEGLVKGVAKHVLLAPGKRIRPILTILSARALGYSKEDIYPLASSLELLHAATLLHDDILDDADLRRGVKASHLVFGITETVLAGDVLLALANLIGADYGKSRISSILASAIMSTAEGEIREIAHISEPKVDRDIYMDIIIGKTARLLEASCRIGAAVACDDVELEDALGDFGLNMGIAFQLVDDALDYESPVGDTGKPEGGDLKEGKVTLPLILYLEMLEDKEAESLLAEIKNRTLSDARRDEVLESIRALGLGTKTRQSAAEYIEKAKACLTPLSDSVESRVLKLSADFVLTRRK, encoded by the coding sequence ATGACTGAGTTATTAGCCTATTTTGAACAAGAGTTGCCTAAGATAAACGGTTTTTTGGATGAAGAGACCGATAAGCTTGAGGGGTTGGTAAAGGGGGTTGCAAAGCATGTATTGCTTGCTCCCGGTAAACGGATACGTCCGATTCTCACCATACTTTCTGCCCGGGCTTTAGGATATTCAAAGGAAGATATTTATCCTTTAGCAAGCTCACTTGAGCTGCTGCACGCTGCAACCTTGCTTCATGACGACATACTAGATGACGCTGATCTGAGAAGGGGAGTTAAGGCTTCACATCTTGTTTTCGGTATTACAGAGACCGTTCTTGCCGGGGATGTTCTTCTTGCTCTTGCCAATTTAATCGGTGCTGATTACGGGAAATCCCGTATAAGTTCGATTCTGGCTTCAGCTATAATGTCCACAGCAGAAGGTGAAATTCGGGAAATAGCACATATTTCAGAGCCGAAAGTGGACCGTGATATATATATGGATATTATCATAGGTAAAACTGCAAGGCTTCTTGAAGCTTCATGCCGCATCGGGGCAGCTGTTGCTTGTGATGACGTAGAACTTGAAGACGCTCTCGGAGATTTCGGCCTTAATATGGGCATTGCTTTTCAACTGGTTGACGATGCTCTTGATTATGAATCTCCTGTCGGAGATACCGGTAAGCCGGAAGGCGGAGATTTGAAAGAAGGCAAGGTTACTTTACCTTTAATTCTCTATCTTGAGATGTTAGAGGATAAGGAAGCTGAGTCTTTGCTTGCTGAAATTAAAAATCGTACTCTTTCTGATGCTAGGCGGGATGAGGTGCTTGAAAGTATACGTGCGCTTGGGTTGGGAACAAAAACAAGGCAATCCGCAGCCGAATACATTGAAAAGGCTAAAGCTTGTCTGACTCCATTGTCTGACAGTGTTGAAAGTCGTGTTCTCAAGCTGTCCGCTGACTTTGTTTTGACCCGCCGCAAGTAG
- the mqnB gene encoding futalosine hydrolase, which produces MKTILFVTATVKEMKAALGGVCILPALKQAVAVPFDFRGKSGLLLVTGIGIINSAFALGQALAKYEIELVVLAGVAGTFDPERFSVGSACVVKTEIWPEYGLKTEKKVDPKGLGFSLAEVDSKPIWDRVDLCSGSALKKSVLDRFEKLPEAVSLTVSGVTATAEEALRLKTEFGADIENMEGFAIAYGCTLSGIPVCQVRTVSNLVGSRDRKDWDLQGALVELGRICSPLVK; this is translated from the coding sequence GTGAAAACTATTCTTTTTGTCACTGCGACTGTAAAAGAAATGAAAGCCGCCCTTGGCGGAGTGTGCATACTGCCAGCGTTAAAGCAGGCAGTTGCGGTTCCTTTTGATTTTCGTGGCAAATCAGGTTTATTGCTGGTCACCGGTATTGGAATTATTAATTCGGCTTTTGCATTGGGGCAGGCTCTTGCAAAATATGAAATTGAGCTTGTTGTTCTTGCCGGAGTGGCAGGAACCTTCGATCCGGAACGTTTTTCTGTTGGATCTGCATGCGTTGTAAAAACGGAGATCTGGCCGGAATACGGGCTTAAAACAGAAAAAAAAGTCGACCCGAAAGGGCTTGGTTTTAGTTTAGCTGAAGTAGATAGTAAACCGATATGGGACAGAGTTGATCTTTGTTCAGGCAGTGCTCTTAAAAAGTCAGTGCTTGACCGATTTGAAAAACTGCCCGAAGCTGTTTCTTTAACAGTAAGCGGAGTTACTGCAACGGCGGAAGAAGCCTTAAGATTAAAAACTGAGTTTGGGGCGGATATAGAAAATATGGAAGGTTTTGCAATCGCGTATGGATGTACTCTTTCGGGTATACCCGTATGTCAGGTGCGAACTGTATCGAACCTTGTGGGATCAAGAGACCGGAAAGATTGGGATTTGCAAGGAGCTTTAGTCGAACTCGGCCGAATTTGTTCTCCTTTGGTTAAGTAA